One window of the Yamadazyma tenuis chromosome 6, complete sequence genome contains the following:
- the HSP31_2 gene encoding plasma membrane heat shock protein (COG:S; EggNog:ENOG503NYB2) translates to MASISEIVARGNQAIAINPPSSSVDIHLTSHGSDWLWAAFSVFATLALVHTGLFAATPSSTKSLKKFFTLVPLFTNAIFAYTYFTYASNLGWTSTPVEFHHVSTSEGLDVRQIFYVKFIGWFLGWPFVLLATEVATHSIEVKYDTSSELITKLFNIFSSLVAKVLTIEVFVLGLLIGALIHSSYKWGYFTFAVSAELFAISLIVNSIVRSLKTSETKKAGIAIVVFQLVIMVLYPICWGLSEGGNKIQPDSEAAFYGILDVINFGILPSALTFINTIGMDEGFLNKLLHLRSNEKVVETPRQSGETGETAV, encoded by the coding sequence ATGGCTTCAATTTCAGAGATCGTTGCACGTGGTAACCAAGCAATTGCTATTAACCCACCTTCATCTTCCGTCGATATTCACCTTACCAGTCATGGTTCTGATTGGCTTTGGGCTGCCTTTTCTGTTTTCGCAACTTTGGCCTTAGTCCATACTGGtttatttgcagccacacCATCTTCTACTAAGTCactcaagaagttttttACTTTAGTGCCACTTTTCACCAACGCTATTTTTGCTTACACCTACTTTACCTACGCTTCTAATTTAGGTTGGACTTCTACTCCGGTTGAATTTCATCATGTGTCAACATCTGAAGGCTTAGATGTAAGACAAATATTTTACGTTAAGTTTATTGGTTGGTTCTTGGGTTGGCCATTTGTGTTATTGGCTACTGAGGTAGCTACACATTCTATTGAAGTCAAGTATGACACGTCAAGTGAATTAATAACTAAGTTGTTTAACATCTTTTCAAGCTTGGTTGCTAAGGTATTGACTATTGAAGTCTTTGTTTTAGGTTTATTAATTGGTGCTTTGATTCATTCAAGTTACAAATGGGGTTACTTCACCTTTGCTGTATCTGCAGAATTGTTCGCTATATCCTTGATTGTTAACTCCATTGTTAGATCCTTGAAGACCCTGGAAACCAAAAAGGCTGGTATCGCTATTGTTGTATTTCAACTCGTTATTATGGTATTATATCCTATCTGTTGGGGTTTGAGTGAAGGTGGAAACAAGATTCAACCTGACTCTGAGGCTGCCTTCTATGGTATTTTGGATGTTATTAACTTCGGTATTTTACCAAGTGCTTTAACTTTTATTAATACAATAGGGATGGATGAAggcttcttgaacaaattgtTGCATTTGAGAAGCAATGAAAAGGTGGTTGAGACACCAAGACAAAGTGGAGAAACTGGTGAAACTGCAGTTTAG
- the PHO91 gene encoding low-affinity phosphate transporter (COG:P; EggNog:ENOG503NVM5) — MKFSHSLQFNAVPEWSSKYIAYTTLKKLIYSLQRDQLHQAHALEDEESSHLISNEHRTFKDPGVVFLAALDAELKKIDEFYQRQEKFVLSSLEILVKDIEDFEQDLDSGRKNSGEFGEFSLTHSRSQEEDIPKARNFSGMSQTDPGDHSEVTEDENLVNSKTVENYLKSPKSPGLWGHTDNLPPQLLLLTETRILLRKRVIALYTTMSELKSFIELNKTGFKKALKKFDKSLNTNLKDEYLDNLSRKTYVFRDETANKLDGTLDSVIKLYQIICNHGDIETAKSELSIHLREHVVWERNTVWRDMIGLERKNYATKTGTEKNSKADKTVIDTFNLSLKNPIVIRSILITVVTLILLNVSIFEDPQQEKCFALMVCASLLWATETIPLFVTSLLIPLLIIIFEVLKNDDGTAMNAVDSSKYILGTMWNSVILLLLGGFTLAAALSKYQIAKSISTEILSRAGTNPSVVLITIMGIALFTSMWVSNVAAPVLCFSLIQPLLRTLPKDSTFKNALILGIALASNIGGMASPIASPQNIIAIEAMDPQPSWGQWFVIALPVCVVALVLVWVFLLITFKCTSKNTKLVSIRTIDEKFTLIQWYIISVSVSTIVLWCVASKLQGIFGEMGIISLLPIVLFFGPGLLTTEDFNNYPWNIVILAMGGTALGKAVSSSGLLKTIAIGIQHEVEDFSLFGIAITFGLLILIMATFVSHTVAALITVPLVSEIGANLPDPHPRLLIMITALLCSSAMGLPTSGFPNVTAICMTDEFGNPYLTVGTFITRGIPSSIITYFVVITIGFATMKLINF, encoded by the coding sequence ATGAAGTTTTCTCATTCTTTACAGTTTAATGCTGTTCCTGAGTGGTCTTCTAAATATATTGCTTAtacaactttgaaaaagctTATCTACTCCTTGCAGAgagatcaacttcatcagGCGCATGCTTTAGAAGACGAAGAGTCCAGTCACTTGATCCTGAATGAACATCGTACATTCAAAGACCCCGGGGTCGTATTCCTTGCTGCTTTAGATGccgagttgaaaaagattgATGAATTCTATCAACGTCAAGAGAAGTTTGTTTTGAGCAGTTTGGAAATCTTGGTaaaagatattgaagactttgaacaGGATTTAGACTCTGGAAGAAAGAACAGTGGTGAATTTGGTGAATTTTCCTTGACTCATTCTAGGAGCCAAGAGGAGGATATCCCTAAAGCTCGTAACTTTTCTGGTATGAGCCAGACAGACCCTGGGGACCATTCTGAAGTGACTGAAGATGAGAACCTTGTGAATTCGAAAACCGTGGAAAACTATTTGAAATCACCCAAAAGTCCAGGTCTATGGGGCCACACAGATAACCTTCCAccccaacttcttttgctTACAGAAACAAGGATTTTATTGAGGAAGAGAGTCATTGCATTATACACAACTATGTCCGAGTTGAAATCGTTTAtcgagttgaacaagacaGGGTTTAAGAAGGCGTTaaagaagtttgacaagTCTTTGAACACCAATTTGAAGGACGAGTATTTGGATAATTTATCGAGAAAGACGTACGTTTTCAGAGATGAGACCGCAAACAAACTCGATGGCACTTTAGATTCGGTTATAAAGTTGTATCAGATCATCTGTAATCATGGTGATATTGAAACTGCTAAATCCGAATTATCTATTCATTTAAGAGAGCATGTTGTTTGGGAAAGAAATACAGTTTGGAGGGATATGATTGGATTAGAAAGAAAAAACTATGCCACAAAGACTGGTACAGAAAAGAACTCGAAGGCAGATAAAACCGTCATCGATACTTTTAATCTATCACTCAAAAATCCTATTGTGATACGTTCAATTTTGATCACAGTTGTGACTTTGATCTTATTGAACGTTCTGATATTTGAGGATCCACAGCAAGAGAAGTGTTTCGCTCTCATGGTATGTGCATCCTTGTTATGGGCAACCGAGACAATCCCATTGTTTGTCACGTCATTGTTGATTCCCTTGTTAATTATAATATTCGAggtattgaagaatgatGACGGAACGGCCATGAATGCTGTTGATTCCTCCAAGTACATTTTAGGAACTATGTGGAACTCAGTCATCCTTTTATTATTAGGCGGGTTTACTTTAGCTGCTGCTTTGTCAAAGTATCAAATAGCAAAGTCAATCTCAACTGAGATATTATCCAGAGCTGGGACCAATCCATCTGTTGTTTTGATCACCATCATGGGAATAGCGCTATTCACGTCCATGTGGGTGTCAAATGTTGCTGCTCCCGTTTTGTGCTTCTCTTTAATTCAGCCACTATTGAGAACTTTACCAAAGGACTCTACGTTCAAGAATGCCTTGATCTTGGGTATTGCACTAGCTTCAAACATTGGAGGCATGGCTTCTCCTATTGCATCTCCGCAAAATATAATTGCTATTGAGGCTATGGATCCTCAACCAAGCTGGGGACAGTGGTTTGTGATCGCGCTTCCAGTTTGTGTGGTAGCTTTGGTCTTGGTTTGGGTGTTCTTGTTAATTACTTTCAAATGCACTTCTAAAAACACCAAGTTAGTTTCCATTAGaaccattgatgaaaagttCACATTAATTCAGTGGTATATCATCTCAGTTTCTGTGTCAACCATTGTATTATGGTGTGTTGCATCTAAATTACAAGGAATATTTGGAGAAATGGGAATAATCTCATTACTCCCAATCGTTTTGTTCTTCGGCCCAGGATTATTGACCACGGAAGATTTTAATAACTATCCGTGGAACATTGTCATTTTAGCCATGGGAGGGACCGCTTTGGGAAAAGCTGTTTCATCTTCGGGattattgaaaacaatTGCTATCGGTATTCaacatgaagttgaagacttcTCTTTGTTTGGAATTGCTATTACTTTTGGTctattgattttgataaTGGCTACGTTTGTTAGTCACACAGTTGCAGCGTTGATCACTGTTCCATTGGTGTCTGAAATAGGTGCAAACTTGCCTGACCCACACCCAAGACTTTTGATCATGATCACTGCTTTATTATGCTCGAGCGCAATGGGATTACCAACTTCTGGTTTTCCTAATGTCACTGCCATTTGTATGACCGATGAGTTTGGTAATCCATACTTGACAGTCGGCACATTTATTACAAGAGGTataccaagttcaataatCACGTACTTTGTGGTTATCACCATAGGTTTTGCGACCATGAAGCTCATTAATTTCTAA
- a CDS encoding ubiquitin carboxyl-terminal peptidase C19 subfamily (COG:U; EggNog:ENOG503NWQ4; MEROPS:MER0005855) produces the protein MEIVGQLRSLITNKPHQTHKLLPKELVFAFDLPLYLSISSIALLAYYILSPTLFPRKDKMFTKRPDKYTTGLINMRNDCFANSSLQAYSSLPGLTEYLNKFILSFHDLTTFIEDNQIDIDQIPDALPESNNPSNPKFKKMEAKFEVPLHISLAKILKKLQATQLTTRTISVWTFLHDLEKIFDAKISRSQHDAHELTQLISETLENEYLKVTKKFKNLLNNLSSKSHKHIGVVKLIEFPDFPLNGLILTQMKCFNCKGVSKPKFSQFLMLTLHTPETISTDLESLLNENESESIDGYQCLKCRVKYIVNNENYSKAENRSNLAAEEEILVKELTKLNDNPSFCINDDLPEYLENYIKTYKKNNVDISKITSTVLRKNQILKPPKIFGLHLSRSSFNGFNVTRNSCRVSFRDHLNLSIGKEYSEDLKHFQLAAQDSFFINEDTSKSKVLTTDVDDMEDEAVQREDVEESGDHDSESEDHEDEDAIAADQTESDVDSVISTHTISQAIASSKSSASSATVKTPESLNNSPITTDQTDDLINHFKKFKFNENDVYKYRLKAMIRHQGSHTQGHYECYKRKPLFVKDKDGMIIKLSPEILDEAIETEEETHEPPASTKFRRASMISASSTEIDAPSSESQRTYSSSSDRADIMASLNEDNIPEPPGTFRRKFSNMMGRRPSVFQADPEDVRIEEIIPSGLTTPAEIIVQEMDSDYFSSELTDQVNAKLKTKDHHQDSGNGVKLKKIPSLLKNPYWRISDSLITEVSKAAVLCETTSVYMLYYERVEK, from the coding sequence ATGGAGATTGTTGGTCAGCTCCGAAGCTTAATTACCAACAAACCACACCAAACACATAAGTTATTGCCCAAAGAGCTCGTTTTTGCTTTCGACCTTCCTTTGTACttatcaatttcatcaatagCCTTACTAGCGTATTACATCTTATCTCCAACTTTATTCCCAAGAAAAGACAAAATGTTTACAAAGAGACCTGATAAATATACCACTGGGTTAATCAACATGAGAAACGATTGTTTTGCCAATAGTTCATTACAGGCCTATCTGTCATTGCCTGGACTTACCGAATATTTGAATAAGTTTATTTTATCATTTCACGATCTTACAACATTCATTGAAGACAATCAAATTGatattgatcaaattcCTGATGCACTTCCAGAATCCAACAACccttcaaatccaaagttcaagaaaatggagGCCAAATTTGAGGTTCCCTTGCATATCTCACTAGCAAAGATCTTAAAAAAGTTGCAGGCCACTCAGCTTACCACCAGGACTATCTCGGTATGGACTTTTTTGCACGATCTTGAAAAGATATTTGATGCCAAAATTTCGAGAAGTCAACATGACGCCCATGAGTTGACCCAATTGATCAGTGAAACTCTAGAAAACgagtacttgaaggtaACCAAGAAATTTAAAAATCTACTCAATAATTTATCAAGCAAACTGCACAAGCATATTGGCGTAGTCAAGCTAATTGAGTTTCCTGATTTTCCCTTAAATGGGTTAATACTAACTCAGATGAAATGTTTTAACTGCAAAGGCGTTTCCAAACCCAAATTTCTGCAGTTCTTAATGCTTACCTTACACACACCTGAGACTATTTCAACTGACCTTGAAAGtttgttgaatgaaaaCGAAAGCGAATCTATTGATGGCTATCAGTGCTTGAAATGCAGGGTGAAGTATATTGTCAACAATGAAAATTACTCCAAGGCCGAGAACAGGCTGAATCTagctgctgaagaagaaatccTTGTCAAAGAATTAACGAAACTAAATGACAATCCTTCATTTTGTATTAACGATGACCTACCTGagtatttggaaaactACATAAAAACTTACAAAAAGAATAATGTTGACATATCCAAGATTACTTCCACTGTATTGAGAAAAAACCAGATCTTGAAACCCcccaagatctttggaTTGCATTtatcaagatcaagtttTAATGGTTTTAATGTTACGAGAAATAGTTGTAGGGTTTCATTCAGAGACCATTTAAACTTGAGTATTGGAAAAGAATATTCTGAGGATTTGAAGCATTTCCAATTAGCAGCTCAAGACAGCTTCTTCATAAATGAAGACACGTCCAAATCTAAGGTTTTAACGACAGATGTTGACGAtatggaagatgaagcgGTACAGAGAGAAGATGTTGAGGAGTCAGGGGACCATGATTCAGAATCTGAAGATCACGAGGATGAAGACGCTATAGCTGCTGATCAAACAGAGAGTGATGTGGATTCTGTGATTTCAACACACACAATTAGTCAGGCAATAGCATCTTCCAAGAGTTCTGCTTCCTCAGCTACTGTGAAAACTCCGGAgtctttgaacaattcgCCCATTACTACAGACCAAACAGATGATTTAATCAACcatttcaagaaattcaaattcaatgaaaATGACGTTTATAAATATAGATTAAAGGCAATGATTCGTCATCAAGGGTCCCACACGCAAGGACATTACGAATGCTACAAACGTAAACCCTTGTTTGTGAAGGATAAAGATGGAATGATTATAAAGTTGTCGCCAGAAATATTAGACGAGGCTATTGAGACCGAAGAGGAGACACACGAACCTCCCGCAAGCACGAAGTTCAGAAGAGCTTCTATGAtatctgcttcttctaCTGAAATTGATGCTCCATCTTCTGAAAGTCAAAGGACTtattcatcttcttccgaTAGGGCTGATATAATGGCCTCGttgaatgaagataatATACCCGAGCCTCCAGGCACTTTCCGCAGAAAATTCAGCAACATGATGGGTAGAAGACCTTCTGTGTTCCAAGCTGATCCAGAGGATGTCAGGATTGAGGAAATAATTCCATCCGGATTGACAACTCCGGCCGAGATTATCGTTCAGGAGATGGATTCTGACTACTTCAGCAGTGAATTAACTGATCAGGTAAATGCCAAATTGAAGACGAAGGATCATCATCAAGACTCAGGAAACGGTGTCAAACTAAAAAAAATTCCCagcttgttgaaaaatccGTATTGGAGAATAAGTGATTCGCTCATTACCGAAGTTTCTAAGGCAGCGGTCCTCTGTGAAACCACTAGTGTGTACATGTTATACTATGAGAGAGTTGAGAAGTAG
- a CDS encoding 5-formyltetrahydrofolate cyclo-ligase (COG:H; BUSCO:EOG09264PMA; EggNog:ENOG503P6HB): MYVREAKKQLRSKMKTMLMELSPESIQFQSEKVHEKLLNLEKFKESKKIALYMSMPHEIQTIKIIESCFLSNKTVYLPKCNYEASYGRKKGHLHMLKVNSFGEVLNLRPQGRFKILEPTDGQDILQTGELDIIIVPGVAFDLERKRLGHGAGFYDEFLRAYYNKFGKTPFLVGLGLKEQAVQQIPTEEHDWKLDCLVLPERNIIFSI, from the coding sequence ATGTACGTACGTGAGGCCAAGAAACAACTCAGatcgaagatgaagactaTGCTTATGGAGCTAAGCCCCGAGTCTATCCAGTTTCAATCTGAGAAAGTACACGAGAAGTTATTgaatcttgaaaagtttaAGGAATCTAAAAAAATTGCCCTATATATGTCAATGCCTCACGAGATCCAAACGATAAAAATCATAGAGTCTTGTTTCCTATCAAACAAGACTGTATACCTTCCAAAGTGCAACTATGAAGCTTCATATGGCAGGAAGAAGGGTCACTTGCATATGTTGAAGGTTAATAGCTTCGGCGAGGTACTAAATCTTAGACCCCAAGGCAGATTCAAGATATTGGAACCGACAGATGGTCAAGACATCTTGCAAACGGGGGAATTAGATATCATAATAGTGCCAGGAGTTGCCTTTGATTTAGAAAGGAAAAGATTGGGTCATGGGGCCGGGTTTTACGACGAATTTTTGAGGGCCTATTATAATAAATTTGGGAAGACACCTTTTTTGGTTGGATTGGGCTTAAAAGAACAAGCTGTACAACAAATTCCAACAGAAGAGCACGACTGGAAGCTAGATTGTTTGGTTTTACCGGAGAGGAATATTATATTTAGCATTTAG
- the SET5 gene encoding SET domain-containing protein 5 (COG:B; EggNog:ENOG503NX13) translates to MPDSLAKHIEVISINDSKEEDQEPVVPHERQVVDDVIAIWREDPSTESASISKLHGIVKQRHPNWSVSEKRIKTLLKKFGLSNNANQQFNYAGEISSASDPNLQLPEKVKVIMTTKRGKGLYAKSNIAKGTLIWEEKPFFFIPPLANLKLIKSGKACTYCGKLLTSARSSSGVSMLRGLDCTGCPELWCSMSCKKMNGTLHASLKHLSKGRKSALNPEAFLDLEEYCIKEQWNALFAITLMFADIVEDKSGEKLKYVKSMARVSQATRYKALESSAGSFDSLTGGALFVKEQQENLWKEGFSKFSKVFPKATSDGTVDYNEYLTLLGSYNINNLDSCVFRIQSHLNHTCNPNVDVETSPNSRYEGIKVFAAKDIKAGEELSTTYVNPNHTVLQRQRELRANWGFTCSCNKCKEDLKAQHRRQSSTASGGSEKKADIRKMLNETREELDGESIELEIPNDHSGERRKSVRFDEKVTVSS, encoded by the coding sequence ATGCCCGATTCCCTTGCTAAACACATCGAGGTTATTTCAATCAATGACTCCAAGGAGGAAGACCAGGAGCCAGTAGTACCACATGAGCGACAGGTGGTTGATGACGTGATTGCTATTTGGAGAGAGGATCCTTCTACCGAATCTGCAAGTATCTCCAAGCTTCATGGTATTGTAAAACAGCGGCACCCGAATTGGTCTGTTTCTGAAAAGAGAATTAAAACTTTGCTTAAGAAGTTCGGACTATCCAATAATGCTAACCAGCAGTTTAATTATGCTGGAGAAATCTCTTCTGCATCCGACCCAAACTTGCAATTACCTGAAAAAGTGAAGGTGATCATGACTACTAAGAGAGGAAAGGGATTATACGCCAAGTCGAACATAGCAAAAGGAACCTTAATCTGGGAAGAGAAGCCGTTTTTTTTTATTCCACCGTTGgcaaacttgaagttaatCAAAAGCGGTAAAGCCTGTACTTATTGTGGAAAATTATTGACCAGTGCAAGAAGCTCTTCAGGAGTGTCCATGCTACGAGGTTTGGATTGCACAGGTTGCCCAGAACTCTGGTGTTCTATGAGCTGTAAGAAAATGAACGGAACGTTGCATGCTTCATTGAAACATCTATCTAAAGGCCGTAAGAGTGCACTCAACCCCGAGGCATTCTTAGACCTTGAGGAATACTGCATTAAGGAGCAATGGAATGCTTTATTTGCCATAACTTTGATGTTTGCTGATATTGTAGAAGACAAGAGTggtgaaaagttgaagtacGTGAAATCCATGGCGAGAGTATCACAAGCCACCAGATACAAAGCATTGGAGTCATCGGCAGGGTCGTTTGACAGTCTCACAGGGGGTGCTTTATTTGTTAAAGAACAGCAAGAGAATTTGTGGAAAGAGGGattttccaagttttccaaggTTTTCCCCAAGGCTACTAGCGATGGAACTGTGGACTACAATGAGTATTTAACGTTGTTGGGATCTTAcaatatcaacaatttAGATTCATGTGTTTTCCGGATTCAATCACACTTGAATCATACTTGCAATCCTAATGTAGATGTCGAAACCTCTCCAAATTCAAGATACGAGGGAATAAaggtttttgcagctaaAGATATAAAAGCAGGGGAAGAGCTTAGCACTACCTACGTGAACCCAAATCACACAGTTCTTCAGAGACAGAGAGAGTTAAGGGCCAACTGGGGATTTACATGTAGCTGTAATAAGTGCAAGGAAGACTTGAAGGCTCAACACCGTCGGCAATCTAGCACAGCTAGTGGTGGCTCTGAGAAAAAGGCAGATATCAGAAAGATGCTAAATGAAACAAGGGAAGAACTTGACGGTGAAAGTatagaacttgaaattcCAAATGATCATAGCGGGGAAAGGAGGAAGTCTGTaagatttgatgaaaaggTTACTGTCAGCAGTTGA
- a CDS encoding uncharacterized protein (COG:S; EggNog:ENOG503NWT1), translating into MFLKKLKNTLKNPRLRTVTGQTSIRGYSVRQEYDSPLDYLPKHGKKRFVNWRVTIAFIAIGSYLSYSEILLDAYSQFTETEESDELLPVQLKYRMTQLPIYQQLNHPRNQVQWSKLETWEDFDHNILDKQEFTKSKKAKHIGALENSVVSHTLAKPGGFLIKPVMYHNNESNEGVTIVHAGHKLCGYPMIVHGGILATILNETFKRNAALSKDTSSGYKEDFMVENLSIVYKFPSFSNQFLIIKTKKVAMEGESNQLVKLQSTIESENGKTLVKSEAILRDTERASISNKVKLKNIFGL; encoded by the coding sequence atgttcttgaaaaagttgaagaacacaTTGAAAAATCCCAGATTACGTACTGTTACTGGACAAACAAGTATAAGAGGTTATTCTGTGAGACAAGAGTACGATTCGCCGTTGGATTATTTGCCCAAGCATGGAAAAAAAAGATTTGTTAACTGGAGAGTGACAATTGCCTTTATAGCTATTGGATCATACTTGTCTTACAGTGAGATTCTATTGGATGCATATTCACAGTTTacagaaacagaagagcTGGATGAACTTTTGCCAGTGCAATTAAAGTACAGGATGACTCAGTTGCCAATTTATCAGCAACTTAATCATCCCCGaaaccaagttcaatggtCCAAGCTTGAGACCTGGGAGGACTTTGACCACAACATTCTAGATAAGCAAGAATTTACAAAGTCAAAGAAAGCAAAGCACATTGGTGCATTAGAAAATTCAGTGGTATCTCATACATTAGCCAAACCAGGTGggtttttgatcaaaccaGTGATGTATCATAATAATGAATCTAATGAGGGAGTTACTATAGTCCATGCAGGACACAAATTATGTGGGTATCCAATGATAGTTCATGGTGGTATTTTGGCGACTATTTTGAACGAAACATTCAAACGTAATGCTGCTTTATCGAAGGACACTAGTTCTGGATATAAGGAGGATTTCATGGTGGAGAATTTGTCTATAGTTTACAAATTTCcctctttttcaaatcaattttTGATTAtaaaaaccaaaaaagtTGCAATGGAAGGCGAGTCTAACCAACTTGTGAAGTTACAGAGCACCATTGAGAGTGAAAATGGTAAAACTTTAGTAAAATCTGAAGCGATTTTACGTGATACAGAACGTGCAAGCATTTCAAACAAAGTtaaattgaagaatatctTTGGCTTGTAA